Genomic segment of Novipirellula galeiformis:
CAGGAATGATTGGGTAAAATCCCATTAGCCGCTTTGGCGTTAGCCACGGTTCGCACGTTCAACCGTGGCTCGTGTTTTGTTACAGCACGAGGTTAGGGTAGTGGACGAGGCGACGAGATGTTGATTACCCGAAAATTCGATTACGCCGGAGGCGTCCGCAGACATTCGCCGGCGGTCGAGCGAAGCGAAAACCGCCGGAAACAGATCAAAACCTAAACGTCGCCCCCGAAGGGGGTCGGAGATCCATCACCAAGGATTCTACGCCACCCTTCGGGGTCGATAGGATTCGCTTGGCTAATGACCACAGGTGACGCTGCGATTACCTGCGGCTAATGTCGGCAATCCCTACGGGATACTTGTGGGTAATCAACAGGAGGCGACGAGTCCCTTACCTACCACGAATCCCAGGGACTCGTTGCCTCGTCCACTACGGTCAACCCCTACTTTTTAGCTGTGACAAAGCACTCACGCCAAAACGGCTAATTTGCTGAAAGACGACTGCCTACATGCTTAACGCATGGTGTGCGTGAGCGTGACCCAACGCAGAAATGGCTCATCCCTCCGCGCTCATTGGGTTGCAGCACCAGGTGCCAATGATGGGGGCATCAACTGGCAGGCCAAGATTCGACAGAGAAAGAGCGGCAATCCCTCGGACAAGATGCTCTCGAATACCTCGCAGTCCGCGTCTTTGCGAAAGAGCGTCCAGCGACCATTGCTCCGTTTCAAGGCATGGAAACTCGCATCCTTCTCGTCCGCACGTTTAGGTCTAGGCATTTCACCAGCCCAACAGTCGCCTCATGGCCTGACAGCTTTTCTTCACCGAGCTAGCCACTACCGGTAGCGACTCATCGCCTCAGCCCGTGCCATTCAGCCAGACACCTTTCCTTCCCCTAGATCTGCTATAAATCATAGCCTAACTAAACTTGCACCTAATCGAAATTCATCATGGTTCGAAAACACCTTCTCCGACTGGGACTATCGCTGGCTTCGGGACTCGGCGTTCTATGGTCTTGTCAGCAAAACGCGGATGCGATGATTGTGGTGCAGAACGGTCAACCCAGAGCGACCATCGTTGTGGCGCAAGACGCAAGCGAACAGGTGCGTCGAGCCGCACAAACCTTGCAGGAATACATCCTGAAAAGCAGCGGCGCAAAATTGCCCATTGCCGCAACGGCAGTTGGCAATGCAATCACCGTGGGACAGAACGCCGCTGTGGATACATCCGAAATCGATAGCGATGGGTTTATCCTGCAAGGTCTTAACGATCATCAATACGCCATCGCTGGCGGCAGCGACTGGGGAACCGAATTTGGCGTCTATGATTTCCTAGAACGATATCTCGGCGTGCGCTGGTTGATGCCGACAGACTTGGGAACCGACATTCCCAAACATCAAACCATTGATATTCCCGATACTAAAATCGTTCAACAACCCACTTATCTTTCGCGGCAATTTTCACCGATCAATCTCACGGTTAATTCTCCGTCAGGAAAATGGGGACGTTTTAATCGCGCTCGTGGGCGAGTGGAATTTCATCATAATTTATTGAATCTTTTCCCACCGAGCCGCTTTGCAAAAACTCACCCAGAATTCTATCCAGTGCAACAGGATGGAAAACGCTATATTCCCAAAGATGATGTAGATCCGCACTGGCAGCCCAACCTCACTGCACCAGGAATCGTGGATGTGGCTGTGGAACGTATTGAAAAATATTTTGAGGAACATCCCAACGCCACTAGTTATTCGTTGGGGATGAACGATTCCAACAACTGGGATCAATCCGCTGTTTCCAGAGCGAAACGCAACGGCAAAACTAACTTTTTGGGATACGAAGATGTTTCCGATGAGTACTTCACTTGGGCGAATGCCGTCGTAGAAAAAGTACTTGTGAAGTATCCCGATAAGTACTTTGGTGTTTTAGCCTACAATGGCATCGCCGAGCCGCCCACCAAAGTCGACGTCAATTCGCACATCGTGCCGTTTATCACCTACGATCGCATGCGTTGGGAAGATCCGGTCCTTCGCGAACAGGGACGGTTGCTCACGCAGCGGTGGGAAAAGGTTTCTCCCGTTTTGGGTTGGTATGACTATGCATACGGCATCAGTTATCAGTTGCCGCGTGTCTTCTTTCATCGGGCACAGAAATACCTAAGCTGGGGCGCGGATCATCAGGTGGAGTATTCCTATGCCGAGCTCTATCCAAACTGGGGATCCGGCCCCAAGCCGTGGGTTTTCAGCAAGCTCTATTGGAATCCCAATCAAGATGTGGATGCGTTATTGGATGATTGGTGCGCGCATTTTGCCGGAGAGAAGGCTGGGC
This window contains:
- a CDS encoding DUF4838 domain-containing protein, producing the protein MVRKHLLRLGLSLASGLGVLWSCQQNADAMIVVQNGQPRATIVVAQDASEQVRRAAQTLQEYILKSSGAKLPIAATAVGNAITVGQNAAVDTSEIDSDGFILQGLNDHQYAIAGGSDWGTEFGVYDFLERYLGVRWLMPTDLGTDIPKHQTIDIPDTKIVQQPTYLSRQFSPINLTVNSPSGKWGRFNRARGRVEFHHNLLNLFPPSRFAKTHPEFYPVQQDGKRYIPKDDVDPHWQPNLTAPGIVDVAVERIEKYFEEHPNATSYSLGMNDSNNWDQSAVSRAKRNGKTNFLGYEDVSDEYFTWANAVVEKVLVKYPDKYFGVLAYNGIAEPPTKVDVNSHIVPFITYDRMRWEDPVLREQGRLLTQRWEKVSPVLGWYDYAYGISYQLPRVFFHRAQKYLSWGADHQVEYSYAELYPNWGSGPKPWVFSKLYWNPNQDVDALLDDWCAHFAGEKAGPKLKNFYSTWEKFWTVDLYHSKWNTDKGQYLPFNADPSYLMDVPQSYITQSDADFAAALQLADTPERKARVAKLKEMWDFYKASIITYQGEELASKSDPQSEKDALTLLDKAADVMVQASKRKTLLAAFAKDPLYSGSADYITRYPATNGGNWGPSLLWRVLPWVEKSASVKASMEKLAASTDPAVSEPAQLILHTVNGKSVLVSKNPSFEEGTAGWTTWDKSDESTTYHKGIWKATPDQAHSGKQSFMIKGLGRGAAIQDIAYEPGTYYAQVYCYVPEGSKPGTASVVLSVAGNSKMILPSTLITLKPGTWSNSVVPFTLTEDKTGKATAVRMLMLLDGFGPDGELYVDDAGIYKIDNK